TTGCTAGTCATTTAAAAAAAGAAGAAAAAATCAATCGTTCTTTACTTGCTTTTGGCTTCTCGCCACAATTTTACTCAAAAAAGCGACTAACAAGTGCAAAAGAGCTCTATACTTTTTTTGAAGAAACAGTTCCATGTTTTGAGCGCTTAGGTAATGTTGCGTTGAGTACAGCTATCCAAGCATTACAAGTGAAAGAAATGCCCAAGATCGCTATTAGACGCAATCAGGGATTACTAGATATTTCGTTTGATTTTTCAACCATTATTGAAAATGATATTGACCAAGCTGTTACAGCTCTTTTTCAAAATAATCCTTATTTTGTGAGTCAAACGGGTCAATTAGTGGTTTTTGATGATGAAACTCAAAAAGTTAGCAAAAGTTTACAAGAATTAAGAGCAAGACAGCTAAAAAATGGTCACTTGCAACTGGATGGCATTAGAGCTCTACAAGTATCCAAACTTTTTGAAGGCATGACATCTGTTCATTTTTCAAAGGAATTAGAAGAGTTAGCCTATCATTTGCAGCATCCTGAAACTTTTTCAATAAAACCGTTACCAGTTAAGGCTCAAATGCGAGATTATCAACGCAACGGTGTTCAGTGGTTATCAATGCTCAATCATTATGGCTTTGGTGGCATTTTAGCAGATGACATGGGACTTGGAAAAACTCTCCAGACACTTGCTTTTTTAGCTAGTCACCTGAAATCAGATAGTAAAGTGCTCATTTTATCTCCATCTAGTCTTATCTATAATTGGTTTGATGAATGTCAAAAATTCACACCTCAGCTAGATGTTGTGGTTTCTTACGGACTTAAACAAATCAGAGATCAAATCATCGAAGAAGGTCATCAAATAACCATAACCAGCTATTCCTCCTTTAGACAGGATTTTGAGACCTATCAAGCGTTTCACTACGATTATCTTATCTTAGATGAAGCTCAAGTGATAAAAAATGCACAAACTAAGATTTCACACTGTTTACGTGCGTTTAATACAGCCAATTGTTTTGCGCTTTCGGGCACTCCTATTGAAAATAAAATGCTTGAAATTTGGTCCATTTTCCAAATTGTTTTGCCAGGGTTGCTACCGACTAAAAAAGAGTTTTTAAAATTAACAGCTGAGCAAGTATCACGCTATATCAAACCCTTTGTGATGCGTCGTAAAAAAGAAGATGTCCTACCAGAATTACCTGATTTAATTGAAACTAATTATTCAAACGAGATGACAGATGAACAAAAAGCTATTTACTTAGCGCAGTTAAGGCAGATGCAAGATCAAATTCGAAATTCTAGTGATGTGGATATTAGCCGTCAAAAAATTGAGATTTTATCTGGTATCACTCGATTGAGGCAAATCTGTGACACTCCAAGTCTCTTTATGGATTACCAAGGCAAAAGTGGTAAACTAGATAGTTTGCGAATCTTATTGACACAAATTAAAGAAAATGGTCATCGGGCTTTGATTTTTTCTCAATTTAGAGGGATGCTGGACTTGGCCAAGCAAGAGATGACTGCTCTAGGGTTGACCTCTTATCAAATGACGGGATCTACCCCTGCCAATGAACGTCAAGAAATGACTAGAGCCTTTAATAACGGTTCCAAGGATGCTTTTTTGATTTCCCTCAAGGCAGGTGGAGTTGGAATCAACCTTACGGGAGCAGACACAGTGATTTTAATCGATTTATGGTGGAATCCTGCTGTTGAAATGCAGGCAATCAGTCGCGCCTACCGTATTGGTCAAAAAGAAAACGTTGAAGTATATCGCTTAATCACTCGAGGGACGATTGAAGAAAAGATTTTAGAGCTTCAAGAAAGTAAGCGCAATTTGGTGACTACAGTTTTGGATGGCAATGAAAGCCGAGCAAGTATGTCCATTGAAGAAATAAAAGAAATTTTGGGGCTAAACACTCATTAATCTTCCTTGATTTTAGTGACATTAAAAACCCTTTAAAGAAGATGACACCAAAAGCACCTTATATAACCTCGTTAAAACGCTTCTTTTTGAAATATCTTTATTGATATAGCGATTGTCATTTGCTAGTAATGATTAAAACATTTAGAAAAAGACACGTCATAGAATCATCAAGGAATGCTTTGAAAAATAACAGTATTTAAGTTATAATAGAGGATGCTACAAGAAGGGAGAATCAAAAAAGGATGGTAAAAAATCAGTTTCCTTTAGTTGCAGATGGCATTGCTATTAGTGATCCAGCAAAGCAAATGGCTCTGTATGAAAATGAAGATCTCATTACCAACATCCGTGGCTATTACCAGGACAAGGAGTATGATGATATTGCTAGAAATGAGGAGTTTACTGCTAAAGCAACTTCTCGGCAGACCCCTTCTAGTAAGCGCTTTTGTAGCAATGATGAAAAACACCATTATGTCAAAGAGGCGCGTCAAAAAGCAAAGCAAGATCTCAAGGAAAAAAGACAGGCTTATCTTGCCAAAGAAATGGCCTATGTTCCTAAACAGGTTTCTAAAAAGCAACAGCCTGCGGATTCTTCTCCTTCTCAAAAGCAAGCAACAACAGAAATGAGTCGTTTTACAAAAAAGCTTCATCAAGACAACTATATTTTAGCTGAGTTGCCAAAAGAATATAAAGAGCCAAAAAATCTTCCTCAACAAGGAACTACAAAAAAAAATAATTACGATTTTTTAAAATCCAGTCAAATTTACAATAATAAAGAAATGAGACAACAACGAGAAAAAACAATTGCGCAAGAGCTTAATCTTAGTAGGTTTGAGGATCTTCCTTAATAAATCTACTCAGCGTATGCAGATGACAAAGGAGTTAAGATGTCAAAAACGTATCATTTTATCGGAATTAAAGGGTCAGGAATGAGTGCCTTGGCCCTTATGTTGCATCAAATGGGGCATAAGGTGCAAGGTAGTGATGTTGAAAAATACTATTTCACTCAAAGAGGATTGGAACAAGCGGGCATCACTATCTTACCTTTTAGCGAGGACAACATTACGCCAGATATGGAACTTATCGTTGGGAATGCCTTTCGTGAAAACAACAAAGAAGTGGCCTATGCTTTGAGACACCAGATTCCTTTCAAACGTTATCATGACTTTTTAGGTGATTTTATGAAATCATTTATCAGTTTTGCAGTAGCAGGTGCTCATGGTAAAACTTCTACAACGGGTTTATTGTCACATGTCTTGAAAAATATCACAGACACATCTTATTTAATTGGTGATGGTACTGGGCGTGGATCTGCTAATGCACAGTATTTTGTTTTTGAATCAGACGAATACGAACGCCATTTTATGCCTTATCACCCAGAATACTCTATCATTACTAATATTGATTTTGACCATCCTGATTATTTCACAGGAATTGCTGATGTGCGAAACGCTTTCAACGATTATGCTAAGCAGGTCAAGAAAGCTTTGTTTGTTTATGGTGAAGATGACGAACTAAAAAAGATCGAAGCACCTGCACCTATTTACTATTATGGTTTTGAAGAGGGCAATGATTTTATCGCTTACGACATTACGCGTACTACGAACGGATCGGACTTTAAGGTAAAACACCAAGGAGAGGTCATTGGTCAGTTTCACGTACCTGCTTATGGAAAACATAACATTTTAAACGCTACAGCAGTAATTGCAAACTTGTTTGTAGCCGGCATTGATATGGCTCTAGTGGCAGACCATCTTAAAACTTTTTCAGGTGTGAAACGTCGTTTTACAGAGAAAATTATCAATGACACTATTATTATTGATGACTTTGCTCATCATCCAACCGAAATTGTGGCAACAATTGATGCGGCTAGACAAAAATACCCAAGTAAAGAAATTGTAGCAATATTCCAGCCACATACTTTTACTCGCACTATTGCCTTATTAGAGGATTTTGCTTGTGCTTTAAATGAAGCTGACAGTGTTTATTTAGCCCAGATTTATGGTTCTGCACGTGAAGTAGATAAAGGTG
The genomic region above belongs to Streptococcus pyogenes and contains:
- a CDS encoding DEAD/DEAH box helicase — encoded protein: MMARLIPGRVRNEGIKLYEQGLVSFQDDNKGILQIEVETYQVQYGADDEDITCQCDTFHMKHYCKHIAAVEYFLKNDQKGKLFLKQLTNQTKIKETTKKMTSFGSLFLDSLAMNEDDSVKYRLSALGSRSPFSSDYWWSLKINRLPDDRSYVIRDIKGFLQLIKKEGFYQIGKNYFEQLSWLQFDPSSQALIEFLWRLASDTDKGDNENIFPNHARHLRLPSGFFEEGIHYLTSLYDFTFEGPSQTYHHLFVRSLEAEAGLYEFKVEVHRKSIELQIAEKNVQYLFDNDYLLYQDTFYHLTLKQRKMVQAIRSLPIEADLAKHIHFDLDDHAKLAASLSDFKQIGLVEAPKSFAIRDFEVTFQFDLLNRDEISCQLMFDYGNYQVSDKASLEALPFASHLKKEEKINRSLLAFGFSPQFYSKKRLTSAKELYTFFEETVPCFERLGNVALSTAIQALQVKEMPKIAIRRNQGLLDISFDFSTIIENDIDQAVTALFQNNPYFVSQTGQLVVFDDETQKVSKSLQELRARQLKNGHLQLDGIRALQVSKLFEGMTSVHFSKELEELAYHLQHPETFSIKPLPVKAQMRDYQRNGVQWLSMLNHYGFGGILADDMGLGKTLQTLAFLASHLKSDSKVLILSPSSLIYNWFDECQKFTPQLDVVVSYGLKQIRDQIIEEGHQITITSYSSFRQDFETYQAFHYDYLILDEAQVIKNAQTKISHCLRAFNTANCFALSGTPIENKMLEIWSIFQIVLPGLLPTKKEFLKLTAEQVSRYIKPFVMRRKKEDVLPELPDLIETNYSNEMTDEQKAIYLAQLRQMQDQIRNSSDVDISRQKIEILSGITRLRQICDTPSLFMDYQGKSGKLDSLRILLTQIKENGHRALIFSQFRGMLDLAKQEMTALGLTSYQMTGSTPANERQEMTRAFNNGSKDAFLISLKAGGVGINLTGADTVILIDLWWNPAVEMQAISRAYRIGQKENVEVYRLITRGTIEEKILELQESKRNLVTTVLDGNESRASMSIEEIKEILGLNTH
- the murC gene encoding UDP-N-acetylmuramate--L-alanine ligase, whose translation is MSKTYHFIGIKGSGMSALALMLHQMGHKVQGSDVEKYYFTQRGLEQAGITILPFSEDNITPDMELIVGNAFRENNKEVAYALRHQIPFKRYHDFLGDFMKSFISFAVAGAHGKTSTTGLLSHVLKNITDTSYLIGDGTGRGSANAQYFVFESDEYERHFMPYHPEYSIITNIDFDHPDYFTGIADVRNAFNDYAKQVKKALFVYGEDDELKKIEAPAPIYYYGFEEGNDFIAYDITRTTNGSDFKVKHQGEVIGQFHVPAYGKHNILNATAVIANLFVAGIDMALVADHLKTFSGVKRRFTEKIINDTIIIDDFAHHPTEIVATIDAARQKYPSKEIVAIFQPHTFTRTIALLEDFACALNEADSVYLAQIYGSAREVDKGEVKVEDLAAKIIKPSQVVTVENVSPLLDHDNAVYVFMGAGDIQLYEHSFEELLANLTKNNQ